One stretch of Thermococcus sp. 21S9 DNA includes these proteins:
- a CDS encoding type II secretion system F family protein, whose protein sequence is MGLIEFLEKLGGKTIEITEKPLRRVPQGKSIQERLRALKELQKEVEQEKVQTEQEKLVEELIEWRKEEISKPFSERLAETILKYFRGPVESLTNSIKGLDQDLYRASIFMPKEKYVAYMLGVAMISGFFGFVFAYLLYMPIDTSILIGLLGFIGGFFYMRQYPKMVWKKRVTEVERTMPYALRHMASLLSAGVGIAEAILSVAKADYGVLSEEFELILRDMRTGSSFEDALTKFEEKMASENISRVVKQILRAVKFGGNLAEILYKLAEDFSFEYRMKLVEYVQKVNGIAFIYMFMTIVMPTMFVVGVLAGSVMAQQLIFDIQTLAIILIFAFPAMSLIIINMIKKAEPR, encoded by the coding sequence ATGGGGCTCATCGAATTCCTTGAGAAGTTGGGTGGCAAGACGATAGAGATTACCGAAAAGCCCCTTCGTCGCGTTCCACAGGGTAAGTCTATTCAGGAAAGACTCCGCGCCCTCAAGGAACTCCAGAAGGAGGTAGAGCAGGAAAAAGTTCAAACGGAACAGGAAAAGCTCGTCGAAGAGCTGATTGAGTGGCGCAAGGAGGAGATAAGTAAGCCCTTCTCGGAGAGGCTTGCCGAGACTATACTCAAGTACTTCAGGGGTCCAGTTGAGTCACTCACGAACTCCATCAAGGGGCTCGACCAGGACCTGTACCGGGCGAGCATTTTCATGCCCAAGGAGAAGTACGTAGCCTACATGCTCGGCGTTGCAATGATATCCGGGTTCTTTGGCTTCGTGTTCGCGTACCTCCTCTACATGCCCATAGACACTTCAATCCTCATCGGGCTCCTTGGATTCATAGGCGGGTTCTTTTACATGAGGCAGTATCCCAAGATGGTGTGGAAGAAGCGCGTAACCGAAGTTGAGAGGACGATGCCCTACGCTCTGAGGCACATGGCGTCCCTCCTCAGCGCCGGCGTTGGTATAGCCGAGGCAATACTGTCGGTCGCGAAGGCGGATTACGGAGTTCTCTCGGAGGAGTTCGAGCTAATCTTGAGGGACATGAGGACAGGTTCCTCCTTCGAAGACGCCCTCACCAAGTTCGAGGAGAAGATGGCCTCGGAGAACATAAGCAGGGTCGTTAAGCAGATTTTGAGGGCCGTTAAGTTCGGTGGAAACCTTGCGGAGATACTCTACAAGCTCGCAGAGGACTTCTCGTTCGAGTACAGGATGAAGCTCGTTGAGTACGTGCAAAAGGTCAACGGTATAGCGTTCATCTACATGTTCATGACCATAGTTATGCCGACGATGTTCGTCGTGGGTGTTCTGGCCGGTTCGGTGATGGCCCAGCAACTGATATTTGACATCCAGACCCTCGCGATTATCCTAATCTTCGCCTTCCCGGCGATGTCCCTGATTATCATCAACATGATTAAGAAGGCTGAACCGAGGTGA
- a CDS encoding DUF515 domain-containing protein translates to MAEDIEAKIRRLRELGKVTAEPETPPVKPPTASAKKPPRRPRSISSIRERERRKRILIGASILIIIILIISIGVYSYMQSRTTNELKNLRTQKVNEVNYYFSHYNFSNKDCAQKAIQIRNSVLEKIQTANSVEELKAINVKVYFDKAVQAYQECVKEQEQIAYEKQLNQTKQEKIQEIQTAFQPLLAMPLPDSLRTKVVSAMKTLENQVMSAKTIEQVKAINPDSYLLSLWRDYYFWKIDNIPGNDVILEKGGNKELLSKAEAKSILSAITDYRELLQYKVYKVQYVEIALVLPRDRITGGFLKPGDAVMFFAKNGTKGSYREIVNQGYVELVLLPTNAGQISVSESQSQSSSTSSSTSTTYNENHASTYNPGDFQYSNGTTVSDTYSNSQSASQSSSASYSYNVNLAEILKAIAAGKIQASDQAKEALQSYGWKVIDLEQSSDMLVLPPNTEFLVIVKVPSIFVPDILQNQQYLYVAKVST, encoded by the coding sequence GTGGCAGAGGATATTGAAGCGAAAATACGTCGTCTGAGGGAGCTCGGGAAGGTAACGGCCGAGCCCGAGACTCCCCCGGTTAAACCACCGACGGCTTCGGCGAAGAAGCCACCGCGCAGACCGCGCTCCATCAGTAGCATCCGCGAGAGGGAGAGGCGCAAGAGGATTCTTATTGGTGCGTCCATTCTAATCATTATCATCCTGATTATCTCAATCGGCGTTTACTCCTATATGCAGAGTAGAACTACTAATGAGCTCAAGAATTTACGCACACAAAAAGTAAATGAAGTCAACTATTACTTCTCCCACTACAACTTCTCCAACAAGGACTGTGCCCAAAAGGCAATTCAGATAAGGAACTCCGTCCTTGAGAAAATCCAGACGGCCAACAGCGTTGAGGAGTTAAAGGCGATAAACGTTAAGGTGTACTTTGACAAGGCCGTTCAGGCCTATCAGGAGTGTGTCAAAGAGCAGGAGCAGATAGCCTACGAAAAGCAGTTGAACCAGACAAAGCAGGAGAAGATTCAGGAAATCCAGACCGCGTTCCAGCCACTCCTCGCGATGCCCCTGCCAGACAGCCTGAGAACCAAGGTCGTCTCCGCCATGAAGACCCTTGAGAACCAGGTTATGAGTGCCAAGACCATTGAGCAGGTTAAGGCAATAAACCCCGACTCATACCTGCTCTCGCTCTGGAGGGACTACTACTTCTGGAAGATTGACAACATACCCGGCAACGATGTTATCCTTGAGAAGGGTGGCAACAAGGAGCTCCTTTCAAAGGCGGAAGCCAAGTCCATCCTCAGCGCTATAACTGACTACCGGGAGTTGCTCCAGTACAAGGTTTACAAGGTTCAGTACGTTGAGATTGCCCTCGTCCTGCCAAGGGACAGGATTACCGGTGGCTTCCTCAAGCCGGGCGACGCCGTGATGTTCTTTGCCAAGAACGGCACCAAGGGCTCCTACCGCGAGATAGTCAACCAGGGCTACGTTGAACTCGTCCTCCTCCCGACCAACGCCGGCCAGATTTCGGTCAGTGAATCCCAGAGCCAGAGCAGTTCCACCAGCTCCTCTACCTCGACCACCTACAACGAGAACCACGCATCGACCTACAATCCGGGCGACTTCCAGTACTCCAACGGCACCACCGTCTCAGACACCTACTCCAACTCCCAGAGCGCCAGCCAGAGCTCCTCTGCCAGCTACTCATACAACGTTAACCTCGCCGAGATACTGAAGGCAATAGCCGCCGGAAAGATACAGGCCAGCGACCAGGCGAAGGAGGCCCTTCAGAGCTACGGATGGAAGGTCATAGACCTCGAACAGTCCTCGGACATGCTGGTGCTTCCACCCAACACCGAGTTCCTCGTAATCGTTAAGGTTCCGTCAATCTTCGTCCCGGACATACTCCAGAACCAGCAGTACCTCTACGTGGCAAAGGTTTCAACGTGA
- a CDS encoding TIGR04076 family protein, which produces MERLEIVAKEVRGRCPVFKEGDRIVVEGPTVKLDETDAICTHAFASLLPYIVALRKGIKPSELGLGRGEKAYVQCLDPGPPYTDGGTVIFEITVVRDEAEEGLEGR; this is translated from the coding sequence GTGGAACGGTTGGAAATAGTTGCCAAAGAAGTGAGAGGAAGGTGCCCTGTATTCAAAGAAGGTGACAGAATCGTTGTAGAAGGCCCAACGGTAAAACTGGACGAGACCGACGCGATATGCACCCACGCCTTCGCGTCGCTTCTACCCTACATAGTGGCCCTGCGAAAGGGTATTAAACCGAGCGAGCTAGGCCTCGGAAGGGGAGAGAAAGCCTACGTCCAGTGCCTCGACCCAGGACCGCCTTATACCGACGGGGGAACTGTAATATTCGAGATAACGGTGGTTAGAGATGAAGCAGAGGAAGGCCTGGAAGGTCGTTAG
- a CDS encoding GTPase: MKQRKAWKVVREVIDEADVIVEVVDARDPIGTRNRKLEKLVQEEGKPLLIVMNKADLVPKEWAEEYKRKSEIPVVFISARERKGTGILRRELKKLAKPLLDEKEKVKVALIGYPNVGKSTIINTLKGKRAVGTAPIPGYTKGKQLIRLSKKLWLLDSPGVVPIDDFDELVIKGGFPADKIEEPVKPALKLISRILETRREAITEKFGIEAENEEEILRQIGEKRGLIKAGGEVDLEETARWLLREWQTGRFTLFASEEEKSRDFVWDFKDVLEGVEKDLLLDPRRILWKYGDQLKEKLDNQKRAGVREIEGVTVGIATGFKKCDSALKFLEELTGKSAIASECFGKKWKGVVAILE; the protein is encoded by the coding sequence ATGAAGCAGAGGAAGGCCTGGAAGGTCGTTAGGGAGGTCATAGACGAAGCCGACGTGATAGTCGAGGTAGTCGATGCAAGGGACCCGATAGGGACGCGCAACAGAAAGCTCGAGAAACTCGTTCAGGAAGAGGGCAAACCGCTCCTCATCGTCATGAACAAGGCCGATTTGGTGCCGAAGGAGTGGGCCGAGGAGTACAAGCGGAAGAGCGAAATACCGGTGGTCTTCATATCCGCGAGGGAGAGAAAAGGAACTGGAATCCTGAGGAGGGAACTCAAAAAGCTCGCAAAGCCCCTCCTGGACGAGAAGGAGAAAGTTAAGGTCGCTCTGATAGGCTACCCCAACGTCGGCAAGAGCACGATAATCAACACTTTGAAGGGAAAAAGAGCCGTTGGAACCGCCCCAATACCGGGCTACACGAAAGGGAAACAACTGATAAGGCTCAGCAAGAAGCTCTGGCTCCTCGACAGCCCCGGAGTCGTTCCGATAGACGACTTCGACGAGCTGGTCATTAAAGGAGGCTTCCCGGCGGATAAGATTGAAGAGCCAGTTAAGCCAGCCTTAAAGCTAATCTCCAGAATCCTTGAGACGAGGAGGGAAGCCATAACCGAGAAGTTCGGCATCGAAGCCGAAAACGAGGAGGAAATCCTAAGGCAGATAGGCGAAAAGCGGGGCCTGATAAAGGCCGGCGGAGAGGTCGATTTGGAAGAAACGGCGAGGTGGCTTTTGAGAGAGTGGCAGACAGGTCGCTTCACGCTGTTCGCGAGCGAGGAGGAAAAGAGCCGGGACTTCGTTTGGGACTTCAAAGATGTCCTCGAGGGCGTTGAGAAAGACCTTCTCCTCGACCCAAGGAGAATCCTCTGGAAGTATGGAGACCAGCTAAAGGAGAAACTCGACAACCAGAAGAGGGCAGGAGTAAGGGAGATAGAGGGGGTAACAGTGGGCATAGCGACGGGCTTCAAGAAGTGCGACTCGGCTTTGAAGTTCCTCGAGGAGCTGACCGGAAAGAGCGCAATCGCGAGCGAGTGCTTCGGGAAGAAGTGGAAAGGGGTTGTAGCGATACTGGAGTGA
- a CDS encoding DUF4129 domain-containing protein, with amino-acid sequence MSTKVKFIALLTITVILMSLLMDSYSFSAPHKKNPEAADFLTFLIFLGVFVGLLILVVFALYIRDLPGAGTRWTNEKGSSPISTAIASTVASILSMLVFWTIAKWSSESGKSTWICVPNVTNVTNANVTNATVSNTTLFFNASVNNASTNVTSNLTNCTLVPDVNPLISGNGNYTTKFAHNPVATHLWLVFLLPFLFGLIYLAGYYVELARERVEKKRKIEKAIEFDRNLDELGLEKFSDPREAIVEIYKNAVLWLEGLGIPYKESWTHWEHAEHVKYMHEAFVELTKLFEKAKYAPERLSWNDAERALEVYNKLRGKARELAEID; translated from the coding sequence ATGTCCACTAAAGTCAAGTTCATTGCGTTGCTGACAATAACGGTAATTCTAATGTCGCTGTTAATGGACAGCTATTCTTTTTCGGCACCGCACAAGAAGAACCCCGAAGCGGCCGATTTCCTGACGTTTCTCATTTTCCTTGGAGTTTTCGTCGGGCTTTTGATTCTCGTAGTGTTTGCTCTCTACATAAGGGATTTACCCGGAGCCGGGACGAGATGGACAAATGAGAAGGGAAGTTCACCAATATCGACTGCCATTGCATCCACCGTGGCGAGCATTCTCTCGATGCTGGTGTTCTGGACAATAGCCAAGTGGAGTAGTGAGTCGGGCAAGTCAACTTGGATATGCGTTCCAAACGTTACGAACGTTACGAATGCTAACGTTACGAACGCTACTGTCAGTAATACCACGCTTTTCTTTAACGCTTCTGTCAACAACGCTTCCACCAACGTGACCTCCAACCTCACAAACTGTACCCTCGTCCCCGATGTCAACCCACTCATCAGTGGAAACGGCAACTATACAACGAAGTTCGCCCACAACCCCGTTGCCACACACCTCTGGTTAGTATTCCTTCTTCCGTTCCTTTTCGGGCTCATCTACCTGGCGGGTTACTACGTGGAACTGGCAAGGGAGAGAGTTGAGAAGAAAAGGAAAATCGAGAAGGCCATCGAGTTTGACAGGAACCTTGACGAGCTTGGTCTTGAGAAATTCTCCGACCCCAGGGAGGCAATCGTGGAAATTTACAAGAACGCCGTGCTGTGGCTTGAGGGCCTTGGCATACCCTACAAGGAGAGCTGGACCCACTGGGAGCACGCCGAGCACGTTAAATACATGCACGAGGCCTTCGTCGAGCTCACAAAGCTCTTCGAGAAGGCGAAGTACGCCCCAGAAAGGCTAAGCTGGAACGACGCTGAGAGGGCTCTTGAGGTTTACAACAAGCTAAGGGGGAAGGCCCGTGAGCTTGCGGAAATTGATTGA
- a CDS encoding CpaF family protein, which translates to MFGEKKKKGEGFSWIDEILSGNEDPLEKVLKKQEKEEEPPLPFSSSGGSLEEILGGVSEDTTKPPKKTPETPTATGADLLSSILGGQSADSAKVKPEPVTGAETGADLLSSLLGGSSTPQPKPKPKPVESKASRSPPVPTTKGSETGADFLSEILSKPEPAPVPAETLPRPRRKPSANIQDILGSSTPEEPSFAGRGEVLDAYGNVRILKVKGEPVPIYEVRFPKLSREEQQLFKRIKERAITEIQIDPTAIPNPEERRKVFLNAVKKMIKEEAPHYSEGRIEVLADMIVQQMIGYGKLDPLVRDDNLEEIMVIGTGRPVYVWHRRFNMCKTNITFPEEKEILNIIERIAREVGRRIDQQSPLLDARLPDGSRVNATIPPISLDGPTITIRKFKKDPLTIIDLIKYGTINSEIAALFWVFVDGLGVKPANVLVAGGTGSGKTTMLNSLGMFIPPSERVISIEDTAELQLPVEHWIRLETRPPNLEGKGEVTMDDLVKNTLRMRPDRIIVGEVRGPEARTMFTAMNTGHDGCMGTIHANSARETIVRLESPPMNVPRIMIPALDIIIMQVRFHSRKKGTIRRVTEIAEVSGIEGESIQLNKLYKYDPAKDELVPTGVPSRTLNTLAHHTGMSIKEIELEIEKRKIVLEWMIENGIRSIDKVGYYIRQFYIDEEGLMKKIEASSSIETSKQIQRMM; encoded by the coding sequence GTGTTCGGCGAGAAAAAGAAGAAGGGGGAGGGGTTCTCCTGGATAGATGAAATACTTTCCGGTAACGAGGACCCGCTTGAGAAGGTCCTCAAGAAGCAGGAGAAGGAAGAGGAACCTCCCCTCCCGTTTTCGTCTTCCGGTGGAAGCCTTGAGGAGATACTCGGTGGCGTTTCAGAGGACACCACCAAACCTCCAAAGAAAACTCCCGAGACTCCGACCGCAACCGGTGCCGACCTGCTTAGCTCAATCCTCGGTGGTCAGTCCGCTGATTCGGCCAAGGTCAAGCCGGAACCTGTTACCGGTGCCGAGACCGGCGCTGACCTGTTGAGTTCCCTCCTTGGGGGCTCCTCGACCCCCCAGCCGAAACCAAAGCCCAAGCCGGTTGAATCAAAGGCCTCACGTTCACCTCCCGTCCCCACAACGAAGGGTAGCGAGACCGGTGCCGATTTCCTGAGCGAGATTCTTTCAAAACCCGAGCCTGCTCCAGTTCCTGCTGAGACGCTCCCAAGGCCCAGGAGAAAACCGTCGGCCAACATACAGGACATCCTGGGCTCGTCAACGCCTGAGGAGCCATCCTTTGCCGGCAGGGGAGAGGTTCTTGACGCCTATGGAAACGTCCGTATCCTCAAGGTCAAGGGCGAGCCGGTTCCCATTTACGAGGTTCGCTTCCCCAAACTCAGCCGGGAGGAGCAACAGCTCTTCAAGCGCATTAAGGAGAGGGCCATCACCGAAATTCAGATAGACCCAACGGCGATACCAAACCCGGAGGAGCGCAGGAAGGTCTTCCTCAACGCGGTAAAGAAGATGATTAAGGAGGAGGCACCTCACTACTCCGAAGGAAGAATTGAGGTCTTGGCCGACATGATAGTCCAGCAGATGATAGGCTACGGCAAGCTCGACCCGCTCGTCAGGGACGACAACCTTGAGGAAATTATGGTCATAGGAACCGGAAGACCGGTTTACGTCTGGCACAGGCGTTTCAACATGTGTAAGACCAACATAACGTTTCCCGAGGAGAAGGAGATACTCAACATCATCGAGAGGATAGCGAGGGAAGTCGGCAGGAGGATTGACCAGCAGAGTCCACTCCTCGACGCCCGTCTCCCGGATGGAAGCCGTGTTAACGCGACGATTCCGCCGATAAGCCTCGACGGCCCGACGATAACCATCCGTAAGTTCAAGAAGGACCCACTCACCATAATCGACCTCATCAAGTATGGAACCATAAATTCGGAGATAGCGGCTTTGTTCTGGGTTTTCGTTGACGGTCTCGGCGTTAAACCGGCCAACGTTCTCGTCGCTGGAGGAACCGGTTCCGGAAAGACCACAATGCTGAACTCCCTTGGAATGTTCATCCCACCGAGCGAGCGTGTTATAAGTATAGAGGATACCGCCGAGCTCCAGCTCCCGGTGGAGCACTGGATAAGGCTTGAGACGAGGCCACCGAACCTCGAGGGCAAGGGAGAGGTCACTATGGACGACCTCGTCAAGAACACCCTCCGTATGCGTCCCGACAGAATCATCGTCGGTGAGGTTCGTGGTCCCGAGGCAAGGACGATGTTCACAGCTATGAACACCGGTCACGATGGCTGTATGGGAACAATCCACGCAAACAGCGCCCGTGAGACGATAGTCAGGCTTGAAAGTCCGCCGATGAACGTCCCGAGGATTATGATTCCTGCCCTTGATATAATCATCATGCAGGTTCGCTTCCACAGCAGGAAGAAGGGAACCATAAGGCGCGTTACGGAGATAGCGGAGGTTTCGGGAATAGAGGGTGAGAGCATACAGCTCAACAAGCTCTACAAGTACGACCCGGCCAAGGATGAACTCGTTCCCACTGGAGTTCCGAGCAGAACCCTTAACACACTTGCCCACCATACCGGAATGAGTATAAAGGAGATAGAGCTTGAGATTGAAAAGCGCAAGATAGTCCTCGAATGGATGATTGAGAACGGTATCAGGAGCATAGACAAGGTTGGATACTACATCAGGCAGTTCTACATCGACGAAGAGGGGCTCATGAAGAAAATAGAGGCCTCGAGCAGTATTGAGACCAGTAAACAGATTCAACGGATGATGTGA
- a CDS encoding DUF2118 family protein yields the protein MERVPKLYVEGRKEECVENGRVTRDCVIIDGNIEVWLRKEDPVPEFIGEKAKFLIKEVYDRFYLYVDRTTNRMTADAVLVLTDGRTRIYLKKGDELMLLPVEGFTKTLIANVGNRVRTGDAFAAVTTRKGEVHYLKPPRNGTVVFIDEITNRPHYIYYILPEE from the coding sequence ATGGAGAGGGTTCCAAAACTCTACGTGGAAGGCAGAAAGGAGGAGTGCGTTGAAAACGGACGGGTTACGAGGGACTGCGTGATAATTGACGGCAACATTGAGGTGTGGCTCAGGAAAGAAGACCCAGTTCCAGAATTCATCGGCGAAAAGGCGAAGTTCTTAATCAAGGAGGTCTACGACCGCTTTTACCTCTACGTGGACAGGACGACCAACAGGATGACCGCCGATGCTGTCCTCGTTCTCACGGACGGCAGGACAAGGATTTACCTGAAAAAAGGCGACGAGCTAATGCTTCTCCCCGTTGAGGGCTTCACCAAAACCCTGATAGCGAACGTTGGAAACAGGGTTAGAACCGGAGACGCCTTCGCTGCGGTAACGACGAGAAAGGGGGAAGTCCACTACCTCAAACCGCCGAGAAACGGCACGGTGGTTTTCATAGACGAGATAACGAACAGGCCCCACTACATCTACTACATCCTCCCAGAGGAGTAG
- a CDS encoding type II secretion system F family protein: protein MARKGISSLLVALFERIIPERYLKRYELYIYSAGINFLATEYLVVSFLLGVIAGLAVSLLTNGLYGLLAFLVGFLGMAFVYPYWRTSKRIEDMERNLPDAFFYLASSLRAGISFSEALEELTTAKFGALTEEFKKTVAEIKKGRSTVDALRAFAIRNRKSQVIYRSMMIIIEALERGAPMSDVLVFVGNDVREILRIKQERKASTGMQAMFFIVTSGFVGPMILGIVTKVMESMSGPGTGVNLPVASMTNILFIFVIIQALVSGLGIGVIREGSYNAGLKYAALLVAMSSVIFKGATLINIGF from the coding sequence TTGGCCAGAAAGGGAATATCATCGCTCCTCGTTGCACTCTTCGAGAGAATAATCCCCGAGAGGTACCTGAAGCGTTACGAACTATATATATACTCAGCCGGTATTAACTTCCTTGCCACTGAGTACCTTGTGGTGTCATTCCTCCTTGGTGTCATAGCGGGACTCGCTGTTTCTCTCCTGACCAACGGACTCTATGGTCTCTTGGCCTTCCTTGTGGGCTTCCTGGGGATGGCCTTTGTATACCCCTACTGGAGAACCTCCAAGAGAATAGAAGACATGGAGAGGAACCTTCCGGATGCGTTCTTCTACCTTGCCAGCTCCCTTAGGGCGGGTATCTCCTTCTCCGAGGCCCTTGAAGAGCTGACGACTGCCAAGTTCGGCGCCCTCACAGAGGAGTTCAAGAAGACCGTGGCCGAGATAAAGAAGGGCCGTTCAACGGTGGACGCCCTCAGGGCCTTCGCAATAAGGAACAGGAAGTCGCAGGTTATCTACCGCTCGATGATGATTATCATTGAAGCCCTCGAAAGGGGAGCACCAATGAGCGACGTCTTGGTCTTCGTCGGAAACGACGTTCGTGAAATCCTTAGGATAAAGCAGGAGAGGAAAGCCTCAACGGGAATGCAGGCGATGTTCTTCATAGTGACGAGTGGTTTCGTGGGCCCGATGATTCTCGGTATAGTCACGAAGGTTATGGAGTCAATGAGCGGTCCGGGAACAGGTGTTAACCTGCCCGTTGCTTCGATGACGAACATACTGTTCATCTTCGTGATAATCCAGGCCCTCGTTTCGGGACTGGGAATAGGAGTAATAAGAGAAGGGAGCTACAACGCCGGACTAAAGTACGCGGCGTTGCTCGTTGCCATGAGTTCAGTTATCTTCAAGGGCGCTACCCTCATCAACATCGGGTTCTGA
- a CDS encoding peptidylprolyl isomerase, translating into MKVEAGDYVLFNYVGRFENGEVFDTSIEELAKKHGVYVEDREYGPMWARIGVGEIIPGLDEAIIGMEPGEKKTVTIPPEKAYGMPNPELIIKVPVEEFTKAGLEPQEGLYVMTDSGIAKILKVEDGMVSLDFNHPLAGKTLIFEVEVIEVKKSEPDVDEGSALEDN; encoded by the coding sequence ATGAAGGTTGAAGCTGGCGATTACGTTCTGTTCAACTACGTTGGAAGGTTTGAGAACGGTGAAGTTTTTGACACGAGCATAGAAGAACTCGCAAAGAAGCACGGAGTTTACGTTGAGGACAGGGAGTACGGTCCCATGTGGGCCAGAATTGGCGTTGGCGAGATTATCCCTGGACTTGACGAGGCCATAATAGGTATGGAGCCGGGGGAGAAGAAAACCGTCACTATTCCGCCGGAGAAGGCGTACGGCATGCCCAACCCGGAGCTCATCATCAAGGTTCCCGTTGAAGAGTTCACGAAGGCCGGCCTCGAGCCCCAGGAAGGGCTCTACGTCATGACCGACTCAGGGATAGCCAAGATACTCAAGGTCGAGGATGGTATGGTTTCACTCGACTTCAACCATCCGCTTGCAGGAAAGACGCTGATTTTTGAGGTCGAGGTAATAGAGGTAAAGAAGTCAGAACCCGATGTTGATGAGGGTAGCGCCCTTGAAGATAACTGA